The following are from one region of the Pirellulales bacterium genome:
- a CDS encoding aminotransferase class IV, with protein MLQSFREENRNLLVNISGKLIHRDQAGISPFDSVVQGGDAVWEGLRLYQGRIFKLHEHLERLFSSAKALAFQQIPSREEIVEQIRRTLEANNMRDGVHIRLTLTRGVKVTSGMDPRLNQSGPTLIVLAEFKPPVYDREGIVLITSSIRRPPPDCLDPKIHHNNLLPSILAKIEANLASADDALMLDVNGFLAETNATHVFLVHHGAVLTGHVRACPEGITRSVVIELCRKNDIEFRQEDLSLTDVYRADEMFCTGTMGELAPVVQVNGRKIGSGQRGAVTQRLAALFAELTAHEGVPIV; from the coding sequence ATGCTTCAGTCATTTCGCGAAGAAAATCGCAATCTGCTCGTTAACATCAGCGGTAAGCTTATTCACCGTGACCAGGCCGGCATCAGCCCGTTTGATTCGGTCGTGCAAGGTGGCGACGCGGTATGGGAAGGCTTGCGGCTATATCAAGGACGCATTTTCAAACTGCACGAACATCTGGAGCGGCTGTTTAGCTCCGCCAAGGCGTTGGCCTTTCAGCAAATTCCCTCGCGGGAAGAAATTGTGGAGCAAATCCGCCGCACGCTGGAAGCGAATAATATGCGCGACGGCGTGCACATCCGCCTGACGTTAACGCGCGGCGTTAAAGTCACCTCCGGCATGGATCCGCGGTTGAACCAATCGGGCCCCACGCTGATTGTGCTGGCCGAGTTCAAGCCGCCGGTGTATGACCGCGAGGGGATCGTGCTCATTACCAGCAGCATTCGCCGTCCGCCGCCCGATTGCCTCGATCCGAAAATTCATCACAACAATTTATTGCCGTCCATCTTGGCAAAAATCGAAGCGAATTTGGCCAGCGCCGACGACGCGCTCATGCTCGATGTAAACGGCTTCCTGGCGGAAACCAACGCCACGCATGTATTTTTGGTGCATCATGGCGCGGTGTTGACCGGCCACGTGCGGGCTTGCCCGGAAGGAATTACCCGTTCGGTGGTCATCGAGCTGTGCCGCAAAAACGACATCGAATTCCGGCAGGAAGATTTATCGCTGACCGATGTCTACCGGGCCGACGAAATGTTCTGCACGGGCACCATGGGAGAGCTAGCGCCCGTCGTGCAAGTGAACGGGCGCAAAATCGGCAGCGGGCAGCGGGGCGCGGTAACGCAACGCCTGGCGGCGCTATTTGCTGAACTGACGGCGCACGAAGGCGTGCCGATCGTTTAA